From Haloglomus litoreum, the proteins below share one genomic window:
- a CDS encoding phosphate uptake regulator PhoU, with amino-acid sequence METRKVQRLGPSTLAMTLPAEWAKAQDVEKGDEVSLRIGSKGTLTVMPESLQQEESEAVIHAGELDADAVERAILAQYVLGRRVIHVEVEEGGTLDSATINAVYNAETQLMGLGVIEETPERIAIRCSVDPEDFTLDNLLTRLESTGSTMRNEAIKALAHGNPDLAQRALNRERQANKIFVLLLRLIFTAYQNPNLARAVGLEGGFPLIGYRSIAKNLELTADNAEDIAEIVLEAEGHSLNVDDKTMRRIRDFTDDVNEITEKGVEAAVQRDYDIAIEVRELFRQIEDREREILNDLDEMPNEDLLQVREVLVSLGQTAQYAVRNAEIATNLALNKDSEYVTIS; translated from the coding sequence ATGGAAACCCGGAAAGTGCAACGGCTGGGCCCCTCGACGCTGGCGATGACGCTGCCAGCGGAGTGGGCCAAGGCCCAGGACGTCGAGAAGGGCGACGAGGTGTCGCTGCGCATCGGTTCGAAGGGGACGCTGACGGTGATGCCCGAGTCGCTGCAGCAGGAGGAGTCCGAGGCCGTCATCCACGCCGGCGAACTCGACGCCGACGCCGTCGAGCGGGCCATCCTCGCACAGTACGTCCTCGGGCGGCGTGTCATCCACGTCGAGGTCGAGGAGGGCGGCACGCTGGACTCGGCGACCATCAACGCCGTCTACAACGCCGAGACGCAGCTCATGGGGCTGGGCGTCATCGAGGAGACGCCAGAGCGCATCGCCATCCGCTGCTCGGTCGACCCCGAGGACTTCACGCTGGACAACCTCCTCACGCGACTCGAATCGACGGGCAGCACGATGCGCAACGAGGCCATCAAGGCGCTCGCCCACGGCAACCCGGACCTCGCCCAGCGCGCCCTCAACCGGGAGCGGCAGGCCAACAAGATCTTCGTCCTCCTGCTCCGTCTCATCTTCACCGCCTACCAGAACCCGAACCTCGCCCGCGCGGTCGGGCTGGAGGGCGGCTTCCCGCTCATCGGCTACCGTTCCATCGCGAAGAACCTCGAACTGACCGCGGACAACGCCGAGGACATCGCCGAGATCGTCCTCGAGGCGGAGGGCCACTCCCTCAACGTCGACGACAAGACGATGCGGCGCATCCGTGATTTCACGGACGACGTCAACGAGATCACCGAGAAGGGCGTCGAGGCCGCGGTCCAGCGCGACTACGACATCGCCATCGAGGTCCGCGAACTGTTCCGCCAGATCGAGGACCGCGAGCGCGAGATCCTCAACGACCTCGACGAGATGCCCAACGAGGACCTCCTGCAGGTCCGCGAGGTGCTGGTGTCGCTGGGCCAGACCGCCCAGTACGCGGTGCGGAACGCAGAGATCGCGACGAACCTCGCGCTCAACAAGGACTCCGAGTACGTCACGATATCGTAA
- a CDS encoding ATP-NAD kinase family protein produces MTRRVGVVVNPIAGMGGRVGLKGTDNKVEEARRRGAEPRASDRAAEALEHLRRQGADLELVVWGGRMGEEPALAAGFDAADLTIAGRPRDPDETSAEDTRAATREFVARDVDLVLFVGGDGTAVDVAETLDDLGSETPMLGVPAGVKVYSSVFAVTPRAAGRLAATFDRVETREVNDIDEDAYRGGDVRTDLKALAHVPVGEELQSSKQIGGGSVEALAQAVAAEIRDDEGTTYVLGPGSTVDAIKTELGFDGSPLGVDVWRDGELLVRDAGESDILENLGEENVIVVSPIGGQGFVFGRGNDQISPPVIRQCEVTVVASSRKLEETGILRVDTGDTDLDEELRGWQRVRVGKFERRLMEVV; encoded by the coding sequence ATGACGCGCCGGGTCGGGGTCGTGGTCAACCCCATCGCGGGTATGGGTGGACGGGTCGGCCTGAAGGGAACGGACAACAAGGTCGAGGAGGCCCGCCGCCGCGGTGCCGAGCCCCGGGCCTCCGACCGGGCGGCGGAGGCCCTCGAACACCTCCGGCGGCAGGGTGCCGACCTCGAACTCGTCGTCTGGGGCGGGCGGATGGGCGAGGAGCCGGCACTCGCTGCTGGCTTCGACGCCGCGGACCTGACCATCGCCGGCCGGCCCCGCGACCCCGACGAGACGAGCGCCGAGGACACCCGGGCCGCGACCCGCGAGTTCGTCGCCCGAGACGTCGACCTGGTGCTGTTCGTCGGCGGGGACGGGACCGCGGTCGATGTCGCGGAGACCCTGGACGACCTCGGCAGCGAGACGCCGATGCTCGGGGTGCCGGCGGGCGTGAAGGTCTACTCCTCCGTGTTCGCTGTCACGCCCCGGGCGGCCGGCCGCCTTGCGGCGACCTTCGACCGCGTGGAGACCCGTGAGGTCAACGACATCGACGAGGACGCGTACCGCGGTGGCGACGTCCGGACGGACCTGAAGGCGCTCGCCCACGTCCCCGTGGGCGAGGAACTGCAGTCCTCGAAGCAGATCGGCGGCGGCTCCGTCGAGGCGCTGGCCCAGGCCGTCGCGGCCGAGATCCGCGACGACGAGGGCACGACGTACGTCCTCGGTCCGGGGTCGACCGTGGACGCGATCAAGACGGAACTGGGCTTCGACGGCTCGCCGCTGGGCGTCGACGTCTGGCGTGACGGGGAGCTCCTGGTGCGCGATGCCGGCGAGTCCGACATCCTCGAGAACCTCGGCGAGGAGAACGTCATCGTGGTCTCGCCCATCGGGGGCCAGGGGTTCGTCTTCGGCCGCGGGAACGACCAGATCTCGCCGCCGGTCATCCGGCAGTGCGAGGTGACGGTCGTCGCCTCCTCGCGGAAGCTGGAGGAGACGGGAATCCTCCGCGTGGACACGGGCGATACGGACCTGGACGAGGAGCTCCGTGGCTGGCAGCGGGTTCGGGTCGGGAAGTTCGAGCGCCGGCTGATGGAGGTGGTCTGA